gtcccggttctggttctgactctgCCCTCTGCCCCTGCAGGTCCAGCACGGCGAAGAACCGGATCCCGTCCACCATCTGGGAGGCCAGCTGCAGCACCAAGTTCTGCTCCGAACTCAAACCGGGTCAGGAGGGAGAACACGACTGGAACTCCGTCCCGATCCACCAGGacgttctggttctgacccggatGGAGGGCAGCCGCTGCTACAACGCCTCCTACCTCTCAGTGGCAGTGGGCTGCACCTGCGTCCGGGCCAGCACCGAGCAGAACTAgagaccggaaccagaaccagaaccggacccgGAACCAGCATCAGAGCCGAGCAGAACTAGAGACCAGGACCAGAAATCTATGGTCCAGTAGTTTGATGGAAACGGTTCTGGATCCAGTTTGATGTTCTGGTTCGACCCAGTTCCTCTGAGGTCCGGTCCTCCTGGTTCCGATCCGTTCTGTTCAGAACTCTGAcggctcctcttcctcctcagagctCTGCGTTTCCATAGAAACCGATATTTTCTGGTTCTGAACAAATTTATGAACACGGACTCGGACAGAACCGCTGTCTTCCGGCCCGGTTCTgaacctgaaatgttttttgtttatttattaaaccagaaaaatgtttatgattCGTGTGAAGAGCAGCAGATTTTTCCATTCCTGGCTGAACTCGGGTTCTGTTTGCGGTTCTGAttctgaaatgttctgtttatttacatattcatatttattaaactgaCTAAACTTTCCTTTTGACTCTTTCTGTACAGAAATGTTGGAAAATATAAAGATTCTGAATCTTTGGGTTCTaatctggtcctggttctggttctggtccagctgAAGTTCTGTTCAAATGTGGACtgttttttaattctttaatttcatataaataaactggaactgaagaaatgtgaataaataaaatccatccagTTCTGTTTGTTAGTGtcaggttctgatccggttctggttctgaacccAAACCTTTGGGTTTATCGGTTAATTTAAGGTTTTCCTTTTCTCTGATATCTTCTGGTTTTACTGACTGGCTGTTGACTGAATTATTATATTTGTTTCCCGCCAGTTCTGCtctgattaaaatgtaattacagtAGAACTTTACTAGACAGTAACACTGAaccaccagcagggggcagcaaaTCACGCGAGGCTTCAAGCAGCTTCCTTTAAACAGACGATCGGTTTTCCAGCAGCTTCGCTGCTTTAGTTCAGACTTTAAAGGAAAAATCTAGAAAACTGGAGAGAAAATGGAGATCTACACGTCTAGAGGAATTCTTCGTAACCTGGAAAACACTCTGCAGCTGTAAACAAGCAGAATATTTTTCATAGATACATAAATTCTTAATCTCCTGAGAGACATGCATGGGCTCAAAGATGctgtaaaatacaacaaaaacagcatcaaTCTAAGTAAACAGGAGTTATGTGAAAACATTGCAAAGCATTACGGCAGAACTATACAAGGTGGTTTGTTTTATCAAAGTATGGCCGCCAGGGGGCGCTGTGAGGGCGTCAGAAAGTTGGCAGGAAATGAGAGATAAAGAAAAGCCAATGAATTTTCaatcttaaacatttttctgtttttcaatcactttaaaaataaaatctaatttaaaatcaATGATTTACATATTATTTCTCCTCATTTCCAAATGGCTGCCAGTCATGCTATGCTAGCCTTGGTCctcaagctagcatagcataGCGAGACCAAACTGGAAAAACTTTCTGATAAGAAAAAAGACCAAATGAGCCTCCGGTGTTATGGATTAACTGGTGGCTAAATTAACTGGTGTAAGAGCGAAAATATTCCTTATAAGGTTGTTTTTTCACTAAGGAAATCTGGCGCCAAAGAAGGTCGATTTGACCTGGCTCCCAGTTCCCTGTATGTGCGAAGCCGAAGTGAGACGGAAAGAATGTCTGagaaataaactgtttggaTAGATAAGAATAATAATGGGCTTGTTTTGCACCTTTgaaatggagcagatgttggAGGTCAATAGGTCTTAACACTTCCTAAGAAACTCCAATACACACTCATTTGAAAGCTGATAGAGTTCGTGCGTAAGGACACACGTCAAACACGGGCAGTAATGCTATTGGTCGAAACTTACCAACTTACACCAATGAAAATGAGATTCTATAAAACAGACTGACTAAGAATACAATGAGATTTTGGGGAGAATTTTGAGAATTGACTTTGTACTGTAAATTGATCTGTGGAACAGTGTAATAAATCTCCACCCGCCGTGGCCTGCAGTTGAAGAACTCGTCTCTGAGTATTATTTATTATCTATAATATAATTAAGACCTTTTCTGATCCAACACTGGTTGAAACCTTTGCACACTGCAGATGTTTCTAAATTGTAGGTGGCTGCGTCAATCCCTGTTGAAAAATGCTAACTATGTGACAAAACCGTTCGCAAAACTTTACTATGAATTATATTTGATGCATATACATTTAATGTtacatgtgaaaaataatttttcaaaacaagttTCTACAGAGCAGCGTTCAGTTCGCTTCGAAAACACCGCATTGGAGCAAAACCAGATCAACGAGTAACACGACAATCCCATTCACATTCAGGTTCACCAGAATAAACTAATTTCATCTCATGAACAGACACAATGTAAACCTGAGTGGaaggtttctgctttttataaccagcactgatcagaaaaacattggaaTTGACTCTCAACTTGGTAATTTGGCGATATTCTTCCAGTTAGTTTGCCGGACAAACCTGTTAAACAATATTAACTCCAAAACGTTGGCAGCAAGTGAATATTACTTTTgtagacaataaaataaactggtcCAACAAGTGAATCAGATGACGGCGCTGATATCGTACCAGCGGTCGCCGAGTTCCGAGAGCGCCGTTGTAACCACTAAACTGTAATGGCCGACGGAAGTCCAACCATCCAACCTGTTATTGATTCTGATCTAACGGAAACCCCGCGCTTTAGGAAGCAAACCTGGATTAACTGGTGACAttttcagaatctcagtttGAGGGAAGATTTTAACCCGTTTCTGATGTAAAAGTATATAAGAATAGTTTTCTCAGCGTTGTCTCTTATGGTTGAGTATTAGGGTCAtttaatgaaaagaataaagacTTTTAGTTAAATTACGAGGGAAAAATAGCAACAATAAGGAATAAATGACACTGCCACGTAGATCTGTGGTAGCCATGTCTTCTGTAAATGAAGGGAATAACCCTTAATatgttacaaaaacaatgtttaaaacatttcactAGGGAGATGTGAAAACCAACACAGCCAGTcgaactttttaaacattttatttttaattctacGGCTCTTCAACATTTACGTCGGTTTTCAGGGATTAATCTTTGCTTTGAGATCTGTTTCCATCTTCCTTTGACGAGTTTCATCCTCTGAAGTTCTGCGTAGTTTACATGTTTTGATTTTGcagattaattttttaaaaaggcaacatACCATATTAGACTAGTAAAAGTCTTTCTAATTAGTTATTCTCGAGATCTTAATAGGTGTATTACGGAATCGGATAGTATTTTTGCTAAGATTTTTAGTTCTTTAAGCTTATCGCATTGTTTACTTCCTGGTTCGGTAAAGGGGTCCTAAAAAGCCACGCCCACAGAAACAGCGGTCTTTCCCTGCAGCCGCCACCAGTTAATCCATAACACCGGCAGCCCCGCTGTGGAGGAAAcgactgtaaaaaaaacttgtaagaACTGCGGGAATACAATATAATCTGATGGgattaacataaaatattaccCGTTTTCTTAGAATCAAAAGATGGGAAGGATTGTGATGACAACATGACATTTAACCCACCAATCAAACTCAAAATACAGATTCCAGCATTAGCTGCACATGCTAGCCCGAAgtagttagcattagctagaGCAGCTCCCGTTTCAGCCACCGATCAGTGAAAACCAAACTTCATGGCTCGCTGGTTGTCGGGTCATGATTCATATTCATATAATGAGCTTTATAGCGCATAAAGGGACAGAAACAAGAAGTTTGGATGTACAGACCTgcagctgatgatgatgatgatgatgggacACCTGAAGCCTGTATCGTCTATGgaaagccgttttaacataaaatcagtttcacCACACTTCCGTTCCAGATATCTGAATCTGAGCTGGTAAAATGCGACTTGCGTTAAATTGTAGCGTTTCTTCCCGGTTTTGTTCCTCTGAGTATGTTGCTGTGGAACATgcgtttttaaaattttttgtccTGATTTTGGTACAATTTTAATCCAAACTATGTTAATGTATTATTCTCTTTTGCGCTGAGGGGAATAAACAGTCACCCTAAACAAGTGTGTACAcggaaaatctgaaaaataaatactttaaatggGGGGCGGGGCccacaagacaaaaaaagtcCCAATGTGGACAGAAAGaagttgtgtttctgtgttttagcagattcttcatccttcCAGAATGCCAGTGTCAGACTCTAATCGTGTTTTCAgtctctaattacattctgaccgGTATAAACGACGTCAGACTTACAATTAATTTGCATGGAAAATTAATGCAAATTAATGTTCCATCCATTAATTTTACTTACCAGTAAATTATGagtcataaaataaatttgagacGTCTCGATTTTTGTTCTGACTAGCATAATTCTGAGtaattcttcacatttttaatgtactTCAGAAATCTTGAGATTCTTGAAGTAACATTGTGACATCACTGATATCTTTAGCAATTATTCTGTTAAAACGTCACAGATTTACATATCATTTTGAAATTGAAACaatcaaagtattttaaaagtatttagaaACTGCATCTTGGGTCACCTGCAGAACTTTTAGCTCCTCTAGCTAAACTCAGTGGAATAATATTTTACTGAAGCTTTGGTTTACTGTTTGTTTGACTCTAGGAAACATTTGTCCATTTATTGCTCCAAAATGGAGTCCACCGGTCtttagtttatttaacaaacatgAAAGCCACTGACTCAAACAGGAGCTAACTCTGATCAGCCGTCAGCAAACCCGCAGAGGTTCCCATGTTTATTGAACCACAGTGACACCTGCTGGTCACACCGCGACACTTTACCGTATGGCTCTTAGACGGGACGTTTCTGTCTCGGCAGAGAATAATTATGAAGTTCTCGTTCCCCTCGTCTCCCATCCATTTCCTAAAATCCTGCTGAGCTTTTCCACTCTGAAGCATTTTCTGATCATTTATGCAGGAAACCCAAAATTCTGCAGGCAGCGTTTTGGACACCTCAGTGGCAACATTTCATAACTGCTGTATCTAAAACTGTAGACTAAGTCATAATTATGTTGCCATATCTTTATGTAGTTCCGGATGTCTGACCCTACAGATGATGAAACCGCCACCTTGAAATGAATTAGAATctgtcaataataataatataatgtaagttattattaattattcttCATAGTATAATGTGACTTCAGAAATCTTGAATAATCATTCAGGATGGTCAATATGAAGTTGTTGATTGTGAATGTCTGAAAatgaactaaaactaaaaagcaGAAATCAGGTTCATAATGACCGTCTGACGGTTAAATTACCGAGTTTGTCTGGAGCAAAATCATCTTTTAAAATCTGCCGTTTAAATTCACCAGGATTTCAGTTGGTTCAGTTTGGGGGAAACGTCTGAACCCGCCCGAACCCGGAGCCGCAGATAACGCTCCGCTTTCAGCAGCTTATCAGCTGCAGGGCAGGCCAGAACCAGGCAGCCGggccagaacagaaccaggcagccagaacagaaccaggcaGCCAGAACAGAACCATGCAGCCGggccagaacagaaccaggcaGCAAGAACAGAACCAGGCAGCCGGTCCGTTTCCTGTAAAACTCAGAGCATCAACAAACATCTGATTGGTTCtgcagtgaggaagaggaggaggaagagccacagtgtgtgtgtgtgttttggtgtgaTCAGCTGCATGTTTGCTCTCTCAGTCGCTCCGTAAACGTGGAGCAGGaagtccagcagaaccagaactcccAGAACTCAGGTTGGTTTGGACTTTAACTTCTTAACCAGTTTAGCTCAAATTAGATACCAGTTTGCCTGTTTAACTGGAACTGGAGACCAGTTAACACTGATCTGTTCTAAACTAATCTTCCAGCTTCTCTCTCTGACATCACAGAGGGCAAAGGTCGCAGAGATCAGAAGATGTGATTATAGATGATTGATCTCCAGTCGATCAGCTGTTTGAGTTTCAGGTTTCAGCTGGTTGAAGGCGATGAAGGTTAACTAGATGAGATGAAAGGTCTTCCTCTGAAAATAAaccgatgatgatgatgagggtgatgaagaagaggaggagctttTATTCTTCATCATCACTTTCACAGACCCACTTTTTGATTCCCTGGTTTCTAATGTGAAACTTTCGTCTGTTTCCATCTCAGAGCCGATTTCAGCCTCCTGTCGGGCTGTTGGTCAGTTGGGTCATCATACTTAGTCCCAGTTAGTCCCAGTCAGTCCCAGTTAGTCCCTGTTAGTCCCAGTTAGTTCCAGTTAGGCCCAGTTAGTCCCCGTTAGTCCCAGTTAGTCCCAGTTAGGCCCAGTCAGTCCCAGTTAGTCCCTGTTAGTCCcagttagttccagttagtCCCTGTTAGTCCcagttagttccagttagtCCCAGTTAGTTCCAGTTAGGCCCAGTTAGTCCCCGTTAGTCCCAGTTAGTCCCAGTTAGGCCCAGTCAGTCCCAGTTAGTCCCCGTTAGTCCCAGTTAGTCCCTGTTAGTCCCAGTTAGTTCCAGTTAGGCCCAGTTAGTCCCCGTTAGTCCCAGTTAGTCCCAGTCAGTCCCAGTTAGTCCCAGTCAGTCCCAGTTAGTCCCCGTTAGTCCCAGTTAGTCCCTGTTAGTCCCAGTTAGTCCCAGTTAGTCCCTGTTAGTCCCAGTTAGTTCCAGTTAGGCCCAGTTAGTCCCCGTTAGTCCCAGTTAGTCCCAGTTAGGCCcagttagttccagttagttccagttaggcccagttagttccagttagttccAGTTAGGCCCAGTTAGTCCCAGTTAGTCTCAGTTAGGCCCAGTTAGGCCCAGTTAGTTCCAGTTAGGCCcagttagttccagttagttccagttagttccagttagttatagttaggcccagttagttccagttaggcccagttagttccagttagttatagttaggcccagttagttccagttaggcccagttagttccagttagttccagttagttatagTTAGGCCCAGTTAGTTCCAGTTAGGCCCAGTTAGGCCCAGTTAGGCCCAGTTAGTTCCAGTTAGGCCCAGTTATCAATCAGTGCATCAAGTTGAACTTATTATTGAAATTAGTTTGAACAGTTTCtctctaaggaaacccagcagttTGATTCGTCTTTCAGTTGCTGCTGCTCCTGGAACCCGGTTCCGAACGGTTTCAGAATGTGTTGGCCTCTCTGGGTTCTGATCGGGCCGGTTGGACAGAACCTGTCTGTCATCTGATCCGGTGAACCATCGGAGGTGGAAACACCCAGAAAGTCAAACACAGCGAGTCGGACCTGAACACACCCGGTACCTCCTCAGTGTAAACATGAGCTGTTACAGGTCCGATCAGAACACTAAAGGTTCTGACAGAGCCGTCTTTGTGGGTTTGTCCTGAAAGGCGTCATTCGGGTCGGACCCGATTTGCATGctgcaggaaacagaaacaaactcattttcatttacgGCTGCAAGCTGGCGTCGGGCTGCAGCTCTTCTCTCAtaggaaccagaaccatcagagTTCTGCCGGGCAGAACCCGACCCAAACGCTACGATTCACAGTCTCTCTCCAGAACCTCCTGATTATTTCCAACGTGGCCGACATCTTTAACTAATCTGCTGAACGCGTCAGAACACAGGCTGGTGAGTCACTGTTATCTATGAAAGAAGGTCCaaatggttctgatggacccgGCTGAGGCTTCTATATTTACTGCTCTACCGTCGGTTCACCTGTGACCCTCGTTAAGCCAGAACGGTTCTGGAACCTGATCTTTTCTGAAGCACAGTGGATGTTTCGGGTTCTGGTGTCTGTGCAGAACCACGACGAGCAGAACCATTCCAGTAGTAATCTCTGGTTCCGTCCTCACTGAACAGAaccttctggttctgatcgAGAAGCTCGGTGCTCAGCTGGTCTTCCTGGTTCCTGTTGGGTTCATTCCAGGGTCGGATCCGGGAATCCTCCATGGCGGCAGTGGGAGCGGAAGCGACCGGGTCGTGGTTCCTGACACCAGAAGTCTtcctgctcctcatcctcatcatcctcctctCCATCTTCCTCACCACTCTCTGCAGCGACTGCAACAGGTCAGATCTGCAGCCCGAACACAAACACTCTGAGACAGACGCAGTCAGACGCAGATAGACGCAGTCAGACCCAGACAGACGCAGATAGACGCAGTCAGACCCAGTCAGTAGCAGTCAGACGCAGACAGACCCAGTCAGACCCAGATAGACGCAGATAGACGCAGTCAGACCCAGTCAGACCCAGACAGACGCAGATAGACGCAGACAGACCCAGTCAGTAGCAGTCAGACCCAGACAGACCCAGATAGACGCAGACAGACGCAGTCAGACCCAGTCAGTAGCAGTCAGACCCAGACAGACCCAGATAGACGCAGTCAGACCCAGACAGACGCAGATAGACGCAATCAGACGCAGACAGACCCAGATAGACGCAGTCAGACCCAGTCAGTAGCAGTCAGACCCAGACAGACCCAGATAGACGCAGACAGACGCAGTCAGACCCAGTCAGTAGCAGTCAGACCCAGACAGACCCAGATAGACGCAGTGAGACCCAGTCAGACCCAGACAGACCCAGATAGACGCAGTCAGACCCAGTCAGTAGCAGTCAGACGCAGACAGACCCAGATAGACGCAGTCAGATGCAGTCAGACCCAGACAGACCCAGATAGACGCAGTCAGACCCAGTCAGACGCAGACAGACGCAGATAGACGCAATCAGACGCAGACAGACCCAGATAGACGCAGTCAGACCCAGTCAGTAGCAGTCAGACCCAGACAGACCCAGATAGACGCAGTCAGACCCAGATAGACGCAGTCAGATGCAGTCAGACCCAGACAGACCCAGATAGACGCAGTCAGACCCAGTCAGACGCAGACAGACGCAGATAGACCCAGTCAGACCCAGACAGACCCAGATAGACGCAGTCAGACCCAGTCAGTAGCAGTCAGACCCAGACAGACGCAGATAGACGCAGTCAGACGCAGACAGACGCAGACAGACACAGCTCATAGCAGTGATGGAATCGATGGGGACCGTTTATACCGTTACACAAACGCCAATAATGTAGGTCATTTAGCCTGtcattaaaatatatgtatattttttccagttatATATGTCGTAAGCTTGCCacctaaatatttacattttaggtACATAcctagcttgctaactaaatatttagtttagatttgtggcatttataaatgaatgaacaacatccatccatccatccatccatccatcttcttccgcttatccgaggtcgggtcgcgggggtagcagcttcagaagggaggcccagacttccctctccccagccacttcttctagctcctccgggggaatcccgaggcgttcccaggccagccgagagacatagtccctccagcgtgtcctgggtcttccccggggcctcctcccggtgggacgtgcccggaacacctcaccagggaggcgtctaggaggcatcctgaccagatgcccgagccacctcaactggctcctctcgatgtgaaggagcagcggctctactctgagtccctcccggatgactgagcttctcaccctatctctaagggagagcccagccaccctacggagaaaacccatttcggccgcttgtatccgcgatctcgttctttcggtcatgacccaaagctcatgaccatagatgagggtgggaacgtagatcgaccggtaaatcgagagcttcgctttttggctcagctctctcttcaccacgacggaccggtacagcgcccgcttgacagcagacgctgcgccaatccgcctgtcgatctcccgctcccttcttcccccattcgtgaacaagatcccgagatacttaaactcctccacttggggcaggacaccccccctgacccggagaaggcactctacccttttccggctcaagaccatggcctcggatttggaggcactgatcctcatcccggccgcgtcacactcggctgcgaaccgctccagcgagagctgcagatcacgatctgatgaagccaaaaggaccacatcgtctgcaaaaagcagagatgagatcctaaggccaccaaatcggatcccctcaacaccttggctgcgcctagaaattctgtccatgaaagtgatgaacagaatcggtgacaaagggcagccctggcggagtccaactctcaccggaaacgagcccgacttactgccggcaatgcggaccagactctgacaccggtcatacagggacctgacagcccgtatcaaagggcccggtaccccatactcccggagaaccccccacagggctccccgagggacacggtcgaacgccttctccaggtccacaaaacacatgtagactggttgggcgaactcccatgcaccctccaggaccctgccgagggtgtagagctggtccagcgttccacgaccaggacgaaaaccacactgctcttcctgaatccgaggttcgactatccgacggaccctcctctccaggacccctgaatagaccttgccagggaggcttaagagtgtgacccctctataattggagcacaccctccggtccccctttttgaacagggggaccaccaccccagtctgccaatccaggggaactgcccccgatgtccatgcgacattgcagagtcgcgtcaaccaacacaaccctacaacatccagagccttaagaaactccgggcggatctcatccacccccggggccctgccaccgaggagctttttaaccacctcggcgacctcgtccccagagattggagagcccaacccagagtccccaggctccgcttcctcagtggaaggcatgttggtgggattgaggaggtcttcgaagtactctgcccaccggcccacaacgtcccgagtagaggtcagcagcacaccatccccactataaacagtgttggtgctgcaccgcttcccccccctgagacgccggatggtggaccagaaccgcctcgaagccgtacggaagtctttctccatggcctctccaaactcctcccacgcccgggtttttgcctcagcaaccgcccgagccgcatgccgcttcgcccgccggtacccatcagctgcttccggagtcccacaggccaaaaaggcccgataggactccttcttcagcctgacggcatccctcaccgaaggtgtccaccagcgggttcgagggttgccgccgcgacaggcaccgacaaccttgcggccacagctccgatcggccgcctcgacaatggaggcacggaacacggtccactcagactccatgtcccccacctcccccgggacgtgttcgaagttttgccggagatgggagttaaagctccgtctcacaggggattccgccagacgttcccagcagaccctcacaacacgtttgggcctgccaggtctgaccggctttcgcccccaccaccggagccaactcaccaccaggtagtggtcagtggacagctccgcacctctcttcacccgagtgtccaagacatacggccgcagatccgatgaaacgatgacaaagtcgatcatcgaactgcggcctagggtgtcctggtgccaagtgcacatatggacacccttatgcttgaacatggtgttcgttatggacaatccatggcgagcacagaagtccagcaacagaacaccgctcgagttcaggtcgggcgggccgttcctcccaaccacgcccctccaggtctcactgtcattgcccacgtgagcgttgaagtcccccagcagaacaagggagtccccaggaggagcactctccagtaccccctctaaggactccaaaaagggtgggtaatctgaactgtcgttcggcccgtaagcacaaacgacagtcagaacccgtccccccacccgtaggcggagggatgctaccctctcgttcaccggggtaaaccccaacgtacaggcgccgagatggggagcaacaagtatgcccactcctgcccgacgcctctcaccttgggcaactccagagtggaagtatgtccagcccctctcaaggagactggttccagaaccagagccgtgcgtcgaggtgagaccgactatttctagccggaacctctcgacctcacgcactagctccggctccttccccaccagagaggtgacattccacgtcccaagagccagtttctgcaaccgaggatcggaccgccagggtcccctccctctgctgccacccatcccacactgcacccgacccctttggcccctcccacgggtggtgggcccatgggagggggggcccatgtttcctcttcgggctgagcccggccgggctccatgggtaaaagcccggccaccagacgctcgccatcgtgccccccctccaggcctggctccagagtggggccccggtgacccgcgtccgggcgagggaacaccaagtccaaagttttccttcatcattgggaatgaacaacatggtgaaaataatacattttcctccatttttcctcttatgacaggctaaatgacccaaattattgctgttaatttgtGACAGTATGACTTTACAAACGGCCCGCCATAGTGGATCAGAACCTTTACCTGAAATCTggcaccagaaccagaatatGTCCGTCCATGGCGGTCAGATCTGGAGCAGAGGTGATAATCTGTTTGGGTTTCAGAAACTCGTTTGAGCTCCAGGACTCAAAGACAGAGAAACCGCCGTCAGCTCTCATCCGAGTGGTAAGATCAGCAGAACCGCGGATCGGCTGCAGAACTCCAGCCGGAACCGACTAACCGATGTGTGACCCGGTCTGCAGGTGAAgctggaggaggtgaaggagaacCCGATGATTGGAGAGATCCAGAAGGACGAGAGAGGTGAGCCGTCTGATCCGGAGAAGGTTCTGCAGAATCCGGGGAATCCGGTCCTGTTCAGTTTGGACCTTTTTCTGTTGCAGAGTTTAGTCCTGGAGGAGATCCAGCTGAACCGGTCAGTTCCTCCGAGGGCCAACAGGGGGAGCTGCAGAGCCGCCCAGGTCAGGCTGGTTCTGTGGGCCAAACAGGCTCAGCAGgaagagaaaccagaaccagaaccagaacatgcgttgaaaaataattcattaaatatCCAACTCCCACTGCAGCTCTCAGTATAACCTTCTGATATATTTGCTCATTTAAATTCATGGACAGACTAAATATTTGCATGTCAAATGATGTCAGATTCCCAGAGAGCCGAGCAGCAGAACCAATAAACGGATCAATCCGTTTATTGGTTCTAGAAATATTTACCTGCAGAAGATGGAATCAGTTTGACTTCACCTGCATTAAACATCCGTATTTATGTCGGTTAAAGAA
This genomic stretch from Xiphophorus hellerii strain 12219 chromosome 4, Xiphophorus_hellerii-4.1, whole genome shotgun sequence harbors:
- the LOC116718408 gene encoding interleukin-17A-like is translated as MLLLRRAADTLLVLCSALWVISGQPACDSMLVFSSDVSPAEGNGNVHQRSLSPWSWRSSTAKNRIPSTIWEASCSTKFCSELKPGQEGEHDWNSVPIHQDVLVLTRMEGSRCYNASYLSVAVGCTCVRASTEQN
- the LOC116719122 gene encoding uncharacterized protein LOC116719122 → MAAVGAEATGSWFLTPEVFLLLILIILLSIFLTTLCSDCNRNSFELQDSKTEKPPSALIRVVKLEEVKENPMIGEIQKDEREFSPGGDPAEPVSSSEGQQGELQSRPDLKGSAPRTCDHVRDGRGHGSEPLGPTANRLSTQLHYVTQSDERNTVYARVSKKLRLANSPVPTPGGAGPPRGEEPEDQRSPPRPDRETWREDGAE